The proteins below are encoded in one region of Sebastes fasciatus isolate fSebFas1 chromosome 16, fSebFas1.pri, whole genome shotgun sequence:
- the rfc3 gene encoding replication factor C subunit 3: MSLWVDKYRPTSLGKLDYHKEQATQLKHLVQCGDFPHLLVYGPSGAGKKTRIMCLLRELYGAGVEKLRIEHQTIVAPSKKKIEINTIASNYHLEVNASDAGNQDRVVIQELIKTVAQSQQIQSSTQREFKVVLLTEVDRLTKDAQHALRRTMEKYMSTCRLILCSTSTSKVIGPIQSRCLAIRVPLPSTEEVCNVLTSICKKEGLLLPPELAKQITEKSGRNLRKALLMCEACRVQQYPFSADQDVPQTDWEVYLRETANAIVSQQSPQRLLEVRARLYELLTHCIPADIIMKGLVTELLSNCDGQLKTEVAHIAAYYEHRLQLGNKAIYHLEAFTAKFMALYKKFMEDGLDDMMF, translated from the exons ATGAGTCTGTGGGTGGACAAATACCGACCGACTTCCCTCGGGAAGCTCGACTATCATAAAGAACAAGCGACTCAGCTGAAACACCTG GTTCAATGTGGCGACTTCCCTCACCTGTTGGTGTACGGCCCATCAGGCGCTGGGAAGAAGACCCGCATCATGTGTCTGCTGAGGGAGCTGTATGGAGCTGGGGTGGAGAAGCTCCGCATAGAGCACCAAACCATCGTG GCTCCCTCAAAGAAGAAAATTGAGATTAACACAATAGCCAGCAACTACCACTTGGAAGTCAACGCAAG TGATGCTGGAAACCAGGACCGCGTTGTGATTCAAGAGCTGATTAAAACTGTGGCTCAGTCGCAGCAGATCCAGTCGAGCACCCAGAGAGAGTTCAAAG TGGTGTTGCTAACAGAGGTGGACAGACTCACGAAGGACGCCCAGCATGCTTTGCGCCGGACAATGGAAAAGTACATGTCCACCTGCCGTCTCATCCTCTGCTCTACCTCCACCTCCAAAGTCATCGGGCCAATTCAGAGCCGTTGTCTGGCGATCAGAGTTCCTCTGCCGAGCACAGAAGAG GTCTGTAATGTTTTGACATCGATCTGTAAGAAGGAGGGTCTGCTCCTCCCACCTGAGCTGGCCAAGCAAATCACTGAGAAGTCTGGTCGCAACCTCCGCAAAGCCCTTTTGATGTGTGAGGCCTGCAGAGTGCAGCA GTATCCGTTCTCGGCAGACCAAGACGTCCCGCAGACGGACTGGGAGGTCTACCTCAGAGAAACCGCTAATGCCATCGTCAGCCAGCAGAGTCCTCAGAG GTTGTTGGAGGTTCGAGCCAGGCTGTACGAGCTGCTGACTCACTGTATCCCTGCTGATATCATTATGAAG GGTCTGGTAACAGAGTTGTTGAGTAACTGCGACGGTCAGCTGAAGACCGAGGTGGCCCACATAGCAGCCTACTACGAACACAGACTGCAGCTGGGCAACAAAGCTATCTACCACCTCGAGGCCTTCACTGCCAAGTTCATGGCCCTCTACAAGAAGTTCATGGAAGACGGTCTGGACGACATGATGTTTTGA